In Calothrix sp. PCC 7507, one DNA window encodes the following:
- a CDS encoding IS4 family transposase — protein sequence MEKHQSVSIRQISRNRAEQVGYYRFLSNENVTIGELVGSLSDHCVSQVEDKHILAISDSSEINLQSHVGRLKAEGLGVVGNNTDVGFYIHPTLVLDAENGFPLGLSTVQLWTREIDHADKHERNYKKLPIEEKESYKWLRSADETQRCLSIGNAKMVTHIADRESDMYEEFTTVPNRKNHVLVRARIDRRLIGKTQSLYAYLNQQPSEGTYTVDVPADSRIGRTAREALLIVRCALVKIQRPEKLSAKDYPPSVTLYAVEAVEVNPPAGTEPIHWRLLTTHQVVCLEQALQIIRWYTWRWRIEQLFAILKTAGLNLEATQLESIAAIKRLSVLALSVAVRILQMIQGRDNPELSANLAFSDEQQQCLSTLAPTVEGHTPRQQNPYPPHSLPWATWIIARLGGWSGYKSQKPPGITTLTRGLKQFESTFFGWKLALGLLVCTP from the coding sequence ATGGAAAAACATCAATCAGTCAGCATTCGCCAAATAAGTAGAAATAGAGCAGAACAGGTGGGGTACTACCGCTTTTTGTCGAATGAGAATGTGACAATAGGGGAATTAGTCGGCAGCCTATCAGACCACTGTGTATCACAGGTAGAAGACAAGCATATATTAGCCATCAGTGATAGTAGCGAAATTAACTTGCAGTCTCATGTTGGTAGGTTGAAAGCAGAGGGTCTAGGTGTAGTCGGAAACAACACAGACGTAGGGTTTTATATTCATCCAACTTTAGTATTGGATGCAGAGAATGGATTTCCATTGGGATTAAGCACAGTACAACTGTGGACGCGAGAGATAGACCATGCCGATAAGCATGAACGAAATTACAAAAAGTTACCGATAGAGGAAAAAGAATCATACAAATGGCTGCGTTCAGCCGATGAAACCCAAAGATGTTTAAGTATTGGTAATGCCAAAATGGTGACTCATATCGCCGATAGAGAAAGCGATATGTATGAAGAATTTACGACCGTACCAAATCGCAAAAATCACGTGTTGGTCAGAGCGCGCATTGACCGTCGCCTCATAGGAAAGACCCAATCGCTGTATGCGTATTTAAACCAACAACCTAGCGAGGGGACTTATACCGTGGATGTTCCAGCAGATTCACGTATTGGTAGAACCGCAAGAGAGGCATTATTAATTGTGCGCTGTGCGCTGGTAAAAATTCAACGTCCAGAGAAATTGAGTGCCAAAGATTATCCCCCTAGTGTAACGCTTTACGCCGTGGAAGCTGTGGAAGTCAACCCACCTGCGGGTACGGAACCGATTCATTGGCGATTGTTGACCACCCACCAAGTTGTTTGTCTAGAACAAGCACTACAAATCATTAGATGGTACACATGGAGATGGCGAATTGAACAACTATTTGCCATCCTCAAAACTGCTGGTTTAAATCTCGAAGCTACTCAGCTTGAGTCCATTGCTGCCATTAAGCGACTGAGTGTTTTAGCTTTGTCAGTAGCTGTGCGAATTTTACAAATGATTCAGGGACGGGATAATCCTGAGTTGTCTGCAAATCTAGCTTTTTCGGATGAGCAACAGCAATGTTTATCTACTCTTGCACCAACTGTAGAAGGTCACACTCCACGTCAACAAAATCCCTATCCTCCTCATTCCTTACCTTGGGCTACCTGGATTATTGCTCGTCTTGGTGGTTGGTCTGGTTACAAGTCTCAAAAACCTCCAGGAATTACTACTTTGACTCGGGGGCTTAAGCAGTTTGAATCCACCTTTTTTGGCTGGAAACTCGCTCTGGGTCTACTTGTGTGTACACCGTAG
- a CDS encoding Tab2/Atab2 family RNA-binding protein — MGSIWELDFYSRPILDEKQKKVWEVLVCESPSDIRTKTDSLFRYAQYCSSTQVNSGWLRTALQEAITTAGEAPIKIRFFRRQMNNMITKACEDVGIPAQPSRRTLVLNQWLQQRMEEVYPQEPGYQGGANASVRLERPLPQRLPDALEGQQWAFVTLEAGDFAEMPEWEIGFGESFPLDFAKITPETRIPGVLIFSPRALPLAGWMSGLELAFLRFDTSQGARLLLETGVTESWILANIKNPQTLSEAEGFEASKQKANGVHFIGVQSNPQAQSFAGFWLLQEVNLP; from the coding sequence ATGGGCAGTATTTGGGAACTCGATTTTTACTCCCGTCCAATTCTGGACGAAAAACAGAAAAAAGTTTGGGAAGTCTTAGTCTGCGAAAGTCCTTCAGATATCCGCACGAAAACAGATTCTTTATTTCGTTACGCTCAATATTGTTCCAGTACTCAGGTAAATTCCGGCTGGTTGCGGACAGCGTTACAGGAGGCAATTACCACAGCGGGAGAAGCACCAATCAAAATCCGCTTTTTCCGTCGCCAAATGAATAACATGATTACTAAAGCCTGCGAGGATGTGGGGATTCCGGCTCAACCTAGCCGCCGGACTTTAGTTCTGAATCAATGGCTTCAGCAGCGGATGGAAGAGGTGTATCCTCAAGAACCGGGATATCAAGGGGGGGCTAATGCTTCGGTGCGCCTGGAAAGACCTTTACCCCAACGCTTACCAGATGCTTTAGAAGGACAGCAGTGGGCATTTGTGACTTTAGAGGCTGGAGATTTTGCAGAGATGCCAGAGTGGGAAATTGGCTTTGGTGAATCTTTCCCTTTAGATTTTGCCAAAATAACCCCAGAAACGCGTATTCCTGGAGTATTAATTTTCTCACCCAGAGCGTTACCTTTAGCAGGCTGGATGTCTGGTTTAGAGTTAGCTTTCTTGAGATTTGACACCAGCCAAGGAGCAAGATTGCTGTTGGAAACTGGTGTGACAGAAAGTTGGATTTTGGCAAATATCAAAAACCCGCAAACTCTATCAGAAGCTGAAGGGTTTGAAGCATCTAAGCAAAAAGCGAACGGAGTACATTTTATTGGTGTGCAATCTAATCCTCAAGCACAATCTTTTGCAGGGTTTTGGCTGTTGCAAGAGGTCAATTTGCCATAG